The following proteins come from a genomic window of Bacillus sp. Marseille-P3661:
- the cpaB gene encoding Flp pilus assembly protein CpaB: MNTKKIWLLAILFGLTMSAIFYIVTTNTGNTTQTVMAKSPDPEEDTLEEENVLPTNPTLEIANGKRAISIAVDEVQSVSGFVRPGSIVDIIAILPSPTGDQKSSEILLENIKVLAVGKTLVSSEGENQEPYQMITVEVNPTEGVSLAHAKDVGTVILMLKGTKE; this comes from the coding sequence ATGAATACAAAAAAAATCTGGTTGTTAGCCATTCTTTTTGGCCTAACAATGTCAGCTATATTTTATATAGTTACTACAAATACAGGGAATACTACTCAAACGGTTATGGCAAAATCACCAGATCCTGAAGAGGATACCCTGGAAGAGGAAAACGTTTTACCAACGAACCCTACACTTGAAATTGCAAATGGAAAAAGAGCTATATCAATAGCAGTAGATGAAGTTCAAAGTGTATCGGGTTTTGTTAGACCAGGTTCTATTGTAGATATTATTGCTATTCTTCCTTCACCGACAGGCGATCAGAAAAGCTCCGAGATTTTATTAGAGAATATAAAAGTGCTAGCTGTTGGTAAAACATTAGTATCTTCTGAAGGAGAAAATCAAGAGCCCTATCAAATGATTACAGTTGAAGTTAATCCAACAGAGGGTGTATCCCTAGCACACGCTAAGGATGTTGGAACAGTTATCTTAATGTTAAAAGGAACTAAAGAGTAA
- a CDS encoding aromatic ring-hydroxylating dioxygenase subunit alpha codes for MMSAEQNKTVTQVGPGTPMGNLLRRYWFPIAAVSELKDKFTKKVRLLGEDLVLYKDRSGNIGLIQERCPHRGVSMAYGMPAEEGLRCQYHGWCFNSKGNCTDQPNEPETSTFKDRIKIKAYEVQEMGGLFFAYLGPKPAPLLPRIDGFAVENAIRSIGHATLPVNFLQVMENSLDPAHTEWLHGHYAQFVKEQKGEVDENAFVRHHKKIAFDRFEYGIIKRRLFEGQSEESDDWKVGHPIVFPYILAVGGTAGEGSYAFQMRVPVDDETTWHVWYQAYAQHPSVEIPESLKEIPFYEVPYKNENGEYIVDYIDGQDIMCWITQGAIADRTDERLGTTDKGIIMYRQMIKEEIAKVERGEDPIGVIRDPEKNQFIELPLEKQKHHYSDGFDVTTKRFQTRFAPNVEDLIDFYSMGVK; via the coding sequence ATGATGAGTGCTGAGCAAAACAAAACAGTTACACAGGTAGGTCCAGGAACGCCAATGGGTAATTTACTCCGACGTTATTGGTTTCCAATAGCAGCAGTTTCTGAATTAAAAGACAAATTTACAAAAAAAGTACGCTTATTGGGAGAGGATTTAGTACTCTATAAAGATCGTTCAGGTAATATTGGATTAATTCAGGAACGTTGTCCGCATCGGGGTGTTTCTATGGCTTACGGTATGCCTGCTGAAGAAGGACTTCGCTGCCAGTATCATGGCTGGTGTTTTAACAGTAAGGGCAACTGTACTGATCAACCAAACGAACCTGAAACAAGTACATTTAAGGATCGGATTAAAATAAAAGCGTATGAAGTGCAAGAGATGGGAGGGTTGTTCTTTGCCTATTTAGGACCTAAACCGGCTCCACTTCTACCACGTATAGATGGTTTTGCAGTAGAAAACGCTATCCGTAGCATTGGCCATGCAACCTTACCGGTAAATTTCCTTCAAGTCATGGAAAATTCATTAGACCCAGCCCATACCGAATGGCTACACGGCCATTATGCTCAGTTTGTAAAAGAACAAAAGGGAGAAGTGGATGAAAATGCATTTGTGCGCCATCATAAAAAAATAGCATTTGATCGATTTGAGTATGGTATTATAAAACGCCGCTTATTTGAAGGACAGTCTGAGGAAAGTGATGATTGGAAAGTAGGGCATCCAATTGTATTCCCATACATTTTAGCTGTTGGAGGAACAGCCGGTGAAGGCAGCTATGCGTTTCAAATGCGTGTGCCCGTAGATGATGAAACAACATGGCATGTTTGGTATCAAGCATATGCTCAGCATCCATCTGTTGAGATTCCTGAGTCTTTAAAAGAAATTCCATTTTATGAGGTTCCATATAAAAATGAAAATGGTGAGTATATAGTTGATTATATTGACGGTCAAGATATTATGTGTTGGATTACGCAGGGGGCAATAGCAGACCGCACTGATGAGCGTCTTGGAACAACAGATAAAGGCATTATTATGTATCGTCAAATGATAAAAGAAGAAATTGCAAAAGTTGAACGTGGTGAAGATCCGATTGGTGTGATTCGAGATCCAGAAAAAAATCAGTTTATTGAATTGCCTTTAGAGAAACAAAAACATCATTATAGCGATGGATTTGATGTCACTACTAAACGATTCCAAACTCGATTCGCTCCAAATGTTGAGGATTTAATTGACTTTTATAGTATGGGAGTTAAATAA
- a CDS encoding type II secretion system F family protein encodes MVYTLLWLMSFLFFTSIGYLFLLQLFKNKMIMYRRLAPLLTNNNEQNMQEQKESIQNKTLYERLIRPMVLKIRHFTVGKLPKQRMEQIDKKLQAAGYPFGLSAGDFVLLQYALPLVMFSLFIAMFLPTSDEKLKVVVLSGISALFTYVYTNYYLTAKSKVRIKMIEKAMPDFFDMLNVSIEAGMGLDGALKKVCGQMNTPLSAEFLSALEDMKLGKSRRQAFIELRERVPSDFFRSVMNSIIQADQMGIGMSKVLRTQTTRIREKQRFAAKEKAMKAPVKMLIPMVLFIFPTLFIVLIGPVIVNLVTQFL; translated from the coding sequence ATGGTTTATACACTATTATGGCTTATGTCTTTCTTGTTTTTTACAAGTATAGGCTATTTATTTCTTCTCCAATTGTTTAAAAATAAAATGATTATGTACCGACGTCTTGCTCCACTTTTGACAAATAATAATGAACAAAATATGCAAGAACAGAAAGAAAGTATACAAAATAAAACGTTATATGAACGATTGATTCGTCCAATGGTATTGAAAATCCGTCATTTTACTGTAGGAAAACTTCCAAAACAAAGAATGGAGCAAATTGATAAAAAACTTCAAGCAGCGGGTTATCCATTTGGATTATCTGCAGGAGATTTTGTTTTACTTCAATACGCTCTACCTCTTGTTATGTTTTCACTTTTTATAGCTATGTTTCTTCCAACATCTGACGAAAAGTTAAAAGTTGTTGTACTATCTGGTATCAGCGCATTGTTCACCTATGTATATACAAATTATTATTTAACTGCCAAAAGTAAGGTACGAATTAAAATGATTGAAAAAGCGATGCCTGACTTTTTTGATATGTTAAATGTTTCAATTGAAGCTGGAATGGGACTGGATGGAGCACTAAAAAAGGTATGTGGGCAAATGAATACCCCTTTATCAGCCGAATTTTTATCTGCGTTGGAAGATATGAAACTAGGTAAATCTCGACGACAAGCATTTATTGAATTAAGAGAACGTGTTCCTTCGGATTTCTTTAGAAGTGTGATGAATTCAATTATTCAAGCAGATCAAATGGGTATTGGAATGAGTAAAGTATTACGGACACAAACAACAAGGATTCGAGAAAAACAACGATTTGCAGCTAAAGAAAAAGCCATGAAAGCTCCAGTGAAAATGCTTATTCCAATGGTATTATTTATATTTCCTACTTTGTTTATTGTTCTGATTGGACCTGTAATTGTTAATTTAGTTACACAGTTTTTATAA
- a CDS encoding Flp family type IVb pilin, whose translation MMNQIKKFFKEEEGQGMTEYGLILGLIALAAVIAMTTMGGEISKKFEEITSKITGATTTSGS comes from the coding sequence ATGATGAACCAAATTAAAAAGTTTTTTAAAGAAGAAGAAGGTCAAGGTATGACGGAGTACGGATTAATTCTAGGATTAATCGCATTAGCAGCTGTTATAGCAATGACAACAATGGGTGGAGAAATTAGTAAAAAGTTCGAGGAAATTACGAGCAAAATAACAGGTGCAACTACAACGTCTGGATCATAA
- a CDS encoding CpaF family protein: MSLLKRLNEKTSSFNEGRSEGASPQKREGSIPKESELKIAMQSHIITELKKKPNLTDEEQKQLIENESMKFLNESNDRLTFEGKKEIIDMVSNELIGYGPITALLNDPDVSEIMVNGPYQIYVEKKGKLVLSDYYFRDNDHVLQVIEKIVSPLGRRIDESSPMVDARLPDGSRVNAIIPPLSLVGPSITIRKFPQNRLQIADLVQFESLTEDMSKFLDACVKARFNIFISGGTGSGKTSLLNVLSSFIPDDERIVTIEDAAELQLSQDHVVSLETRPPNIEGKGAISIRDLVKNSLRMRPDRIVIGEVRSGEALDMLQAMNTGHDGSLATGHSNSPREMLSRLETMVLMAGMDLPIRAIREQMAGAIDLIIQQSRLKDGSRKIVNITEVIGMEGETIVLQDLFSFKQTGTDSNGKVIGKHVSNGIRPYCSDKLEQYGYELPAEWFNGE; the protein is encoded by the coding sequence ATGTCATTATTAAAACGGCTAAATGAGAAAACGTCTTCTTTTAATGAAGGTAGAAGTGAAGGTGCTTCACCTCAAAAAAGAGAGGGAAGTATACCAAAAGAATCTGAACTTAAAATTGCGATGCAAAGTCATATCATCACTGAATTAAAAAAGAAACCGAATTTAACTGATGAAGAACAAAAACAATTAATTGAAAACGAGTCGATGAAATTTTTAAATGAAAGCAATGATCGGTTAACCTTTGAAGGAAAAAAAGAAATCATCGATATGGTTTCAAATGAACTAATTGGTTATGGACCTATCACAGCATTGCTAAATGATCCAGATGTATCAGAAATTATGGTTAATGGTCCATATCAAATTTACGTAGAGAAAAAAGGAAAGTTAGTATTAAGTGATTATTATTTTCGTGATAATGACCATGTGTTACAGGTTATTGAAAAAATAGTTTCTCCTCTTGGAAGAAGGATTGATGAAAGCAGTCCGATGGTAGATGCACGTTTGCCTGATGGTTCAAGGGTAAATGCAATTATTCCACCATTATCATTAGTAGGTCCGTCTATAACAATACGGAAATTCCCGCAAAACCGACTCCAAATTGCTGATTTAGTGCAGTTTGAATCCTTAACCGAGGATATGTCTAAATTTCTTGATGCTTGTGTAAAAGCAAGATTTAATATTTTTATTAGTGGTGGTACTGGGAGTGGTAAAACAAGTTTACTCAACGTTTTATCTTCCTTTATTCCCGATGATGAACGAATAGTTACGATAGAAGACGCAGCAGAATTACAGCTATCACAAGATCATGTTGTTTCCCTAGAAACACGTCCACCAAATATCGAAGGTAAAGGAGCTATTTCAATTCGAGATTTAGTCAAAAACTCTTTACGGATGAGACCTGATCGAATTGTAATAGGTGAGGTTCGCAGTGGGGAAGCGCTAGATATGTTGCAAGCCATGAATACTGGCCATGATGGCTCATTAGCTACAGGGCATTCCAATTCTCCACGTGAGATGTTATCGCGATTAGAGACGATGGTTTTGATGGCGGGTATGGATTTACCCATTCGGGCAATCAGAGAGCAAATGGCTGGTGCAATTGACCTTATTATTCAACAGTCTAGATTAAAAGATGGCAGTCGTAAAATTGTTAACATTACTGAAGTTATTGGAATGGAGGGCGAAACGATTGTCCTTCAAGATTTATTTTCCTTTAAACAAACAGGTACAGATTCAAATGGTAAGGTGATCGGTAAACATGTTTCAAACGGTATTCGTCCTTATTGCTCTGATAAATTAGAACAATATGGTTACGAGTTGCCCGCTGAATGGTTCAATGGGGAGTGA
- a CDS encoding Flp family type IVb pilin, with the protein MINSIKKFFKEEEGQGMTEYGLILGLIALAAVIAMTTMGGEISKKFGEITSKITGTTTPSGS; encoded by the coding sequence ATGATAAATTCAATAAAAAAGTTTTTTAAAGAAGAAGAAGGACAAGGTATGACAGAGTACGGATTAATTCTAGGATTAATCGCTTTAGCAGCTGTTATAGCAATGACAACAATGGGTGGAGAAATCAGTAAAAAGTTTGGTGAAATTACTAGCAAAATTACAGGTACAACTACACCGTCTGGTTCTTAA
- a CDS encoding pilus assembly protein TadG-related protein yields the protein MKPFLKQQEGAVIVLVALMMSIFVGFLALVMDMGSIYLEKNRLQKIADAAALAGAQELPNYYSQAEQEVQNAIHLNGGDLTNFTMTTNQSYTMLEVIVSKKATFYFAKALGINEPIVQANARVELQPLSAGKGAIPLGVQPSSDLSFGSLQTLKVSDSATGNFGAIALTGPGAKDYETDLKYGYEFDLKVGTILNTQTGQLAGPTKRAIEHRISLCPNSTYLNYTNDCSRIVLVPIFESIQIDQNQIKQVKVVGFATFFLESVSSTSTGAVVTGRFINETHAGQSSSTQANFGTYSFKLTQ from the coding sequence ATGAAACCTTTCTTAAAACAACAAGAAGGTGCTGTCATTGTCTTGGTCGCACTCATGATGTCCATATTTGTTGGTTTCCTTGCGTTAGTGATGGATATGGGCTCCATTTATCTTGAAAAAAATAGACTCCAGAAAATAGCAGATGCTGCTGCATTAGCAGGTGCACAAGAGCTTCCAAATTATTATTCACAAGCAGAACAAGAGGTTCAAAATGCAATCCACTTAAACGGTGGAGATTTGACAAATTTTACAATGACGACAAATCAAAGCTATACCATGCTAGAGGTTATAGTCAGTAAAAAAGCAACATTCTACTTTGCCAAAGCATTAGGAATTAACGAGCCAATAGTGCAGGCAAATGCGCGTGTTGAACTCCAACCGCTATCAGCTGGCAAAGGAGCTATACCATTAGGTGTGCAACCAAGCTCAGATTTGTCTTTTGGGTCACTACAAACGCTAAAAGTTAGTGATTCTGCAACTGGAAACTTTGGTGCAATCGCCTTAACCGGTCCCGGAGCAAAAGACTATGAAACAGATTTAAAATATGGTTATGAATTTGATTTGAAAGTTGGAACAATTTTAAATACTCAAACAGGACAATTAGCAGGTCCAACAAAGCGTGCGATTGAGCATCGTATCTCTTTATGTCCCAACTCCACTTATTTAAATTACACAAATGATTGTTCGAGAATCGTACTTGTTCCGATTTTCGAGTCAATTCAGATTGATCAAAATCAGATTAAACAGGTTAAAGTCGTTGGTTTTGCGACGTTCTTTTTAGAAAGTGTGTCATCTACTAGTACAGGTGCTGTTGTTACAGGCCGATTCATAAATGAAACTCATGCAGGACAGTCTTCTTCTACACAAGCGAATTTTGGAACATATAGTTTTAAACTTACACAATAG
- a CDS encoding AAA family ATPase, producing MRMNYYILSEKRMYSSAVKMLLDELGKMNKIYEIFSDLKQDLENSKGTVVILGPNTLSDPYEICQSITRVYPLTAVLLLLNKADIDYKKAMFSGAVDVVDIDTDETELVESFKKAEQVISLKQETDQTFKRQKAAKVITVCSTKGGVGKTTISVNTAVALNKHNLNVAVIDLDLQFGDISLLFDEQPSKTIYDWVKQSYENGDKSIDDYLVKTKMGIDILAAPTLPEFAELITGEHIAYLIETMKLQYDAIVIDTPPAFVDTSLVALEHSDHILLIASLDLPALKNGKLAIDTLNLLGLKEKISIVLNRDSEMEGMTMELIENVLGMKIHWRIPSDYRTVISSINKGEPFVLSAPRTPVAKAMMKTIEQLLQTKPDELGVTEKDKKKRSILFFKK from the coding sequence ATGAGAATGAATTATTATATACTTTCCGAGAAACGCATGTATTCATCAGCTGTAAAAATGCTGCTTGACGAGTTAGGTAAAATGAACAAAATCTATGAGATCTTTTCTGATCTGAAACAAGATCTTGAAAATTCAAAAGGAACAGTCGTTATTCTTGGTCCGAATACACTTAGCGATCCTTATGAGATTTGCCAAAGCATTACACGCGTTTATCCTTTAACTGCTGTACTTTTACTTTTAAACAAAGCTGATATTGATTATAAAAAAGCAATGTTTTCTGGCGCTGTCGATGTAGTTGATATTGATACAGATGAAACAGAGCTTGTGGAATCTTTCAAAAAGGCTGAACAAGTTATCAGTCTTAAACAAGAAACAGATCAAACTTTTAAAAGGCAAAAAGCAGCAAAGGTTATTACAGTCTGTAGCACAAAAGGCGGTGTAGGTAAAACAACGATCTCAGTTAATACAGCTGTTGCATTAAATAAACATAATTTAAATGTCGCAGTAATTGACTTAGATTTGCAGTTTGGTGATATTTCTTTATTGTTTGATGAACAGCCAAGTAAAACAATTTACGATTGGGTGAAACAATCATATGAAAATGGCGACAAATCAATCGATGATTATTTGGTTAAAACTAAGATGGGGATTGATATACTAGCGGCGCCAACATTACCAGAATTTGCTGAGCTAATCACGGGCGAGCATATTGCCTATTTGATTGAGACAATGAAACTCCAATATGATGCGATTGTAATTGATACACCTCCAGCCTTTGTTGATACAAGCTTAGTGGCACTTGAACATTCGGATCATATATTGCTGATCGCGTCATTAGATTTACCAGCCTTAAAAAATGGAAAGCTTGCCATTGATACGCTTAACTTATTGGGACTTAAAGAAAAAATTAGTATTGTGTTAAATCGTGACTCTGAAATGGAAGGTATGACGATGGAATTAATTGAGAATGTGTTAGGAATGAAGATACATTGGAGAATTCCGAGTGATTACAGAACTGTTATCTCTTCTATTAACAAAGGGGAACCATTTGTGCTATCTGCCCCAAGGACACCAGTTGCCAAAGCAATGATGAAAACGATAGAGCAATTGCTGCAGACAAAACCAGATGAGTTAGGAGTAACAGAAAAAGACAAAAAGAAAAGAAGTATACTCTTCTTTAAAAAATAG
- a CDS encoding type II secretion system F family protein, whose translation MLIFIFILSTLCFALIGTYRLKKQQQVKRRIQQLILKDTKKSDVNVEKEPKDQQKSPFKELIKTLSKNIKTSNHKRYKLENELESAGLPLKVEEFISIRLGLFGLTLIGTLLLKFHILIAIIAALTVWVLPSIVLRQKKAARIAVSAAQLPQVLETMASGMKSGFSFMQAMQLVSKEMPDPIGTEFQKTIKEINLGIPLENAFENLLHRLPNKDLEIVVTAVLIQRSTGGNLVTILETIHDTISERVRMKDELKALTSQGRMSALVITLLPVALGLLLNVMNPDYFDPMLSHPLGWVLLGAGSISAILGWFFIQKVVTIEV comes from the coding sequence ATGTTGATTTTTATATTTATTTTATCCACTTTGTGCTTTGCATTAATTGGTACTTACCGTTTAAAAAAGCAGCAGCAAGTGAAAAGAAGAATACAGCAATTGATCTTAAAAGATACAAAAAAATCTGATGTTAACGTTGAAAAAGAACCTAAAGACCAACAGAAATCTCCATTTAAGGAATTGATTAAGACTTTATCAAAAAATATCAAAACATCCAATCATAAGCGTTACAAGTTAGAAAATGAATTAGAAAGTGCGGGACTTCCTTTAAAGGTAGAGGAATTTATTTCGATTCGGTTAGGTTTATTCGGTTTAACCTTGATCGGCACACTGCTTTTAAAGTTTCATATATTGATAGCCATAATAGCAGCGTTGACTGTTTGGGTACTTCCGTCAATAGTTTTGAGACAGAAAAAAGCAGCTCGAATCGCTGTTAGTGCAGCACAACTTCCACAAGTCCTAGAAACAATGGCATCAGGAATGAAATCAGGTTTCAGTTTTATGCAAGCCATGCAGTTAGTTTCAAAAGAAATGCCGGATCCAATTGGTACGGAGTTTCAAAAAACAATAAAAGAAATAAATTTAGGAATTCCACTTGAAAATGCATTTGAAAATCTTCTACACCGATTACCAAATAAAGATTTAGAAATTGTTGTAACAGCAGTACTAATTCAACGTTCAACCGGTGGAAACTTGGTAACCATTCTAGAAACCATTCATGATACTATCTCTGAAAGAGTACGGATGAAGGACGAATTAAAGGCACTAACGTCACAAGGGAGAATGTCTGCACTAGTGATCACGTTATTACCTGTAGCATTAGGTCTATTATTAAATGTAATGAATCCCGATTATTTTGACCCAATGTTATCACACCCACTCGGTTGGGTTTTATTAGGTGCCGGAAGCATTTCAGCGATACTAGGGTGGTTCTTTATACAAAAAGTAGTTACGATTGAGGTGTAA
- a CDS encoding TadE/TadG family type IV pilus assembly protein — translation MIKSQKGQATVELALSLIILLFLVFGIVDFGRIFHAYLTLEHAGREAGRIASLGALDTEVVQRAKESAPSLEANDITISATPSASNRKSGSYVTINMTYPITFSIPLFKEFLPNPLLVSTKTVMRVE, via the coding sequence TTGATTAAATCACAAAAAGGACAAGCTACCGTTGAATTGGCTTTAAGTTTAATTATTTTATTGTTTTTAGTTTTCGGTATTGTTGATTTCGGACGTATTTTTCATGCATATCTAACGCTAGAGCATGCAGGTCGGGAAGCAGGTCGAATCGCTAGCTTAGGTGCACTAGATACCGAAGTTGTACAACGAGCAAAAGAGTCCGCACCATCGCTTGAGGCTAATGATATTACTATTTCTGCAACACCTTCGGCAAGTAACCGAAAGAGTGGATCCTATGTCACGATAAATATGACATATCCAATAACTTTCTCGATTCCATTATTCAAAGAATTTCTGCCAAACCCTTTATTGGTTAGCACAAAAACTGTCATGAGGGTGGAATGA
- a CDS encoding A24 family peptidase, whose protein sequence is MTYVILLIALLISFFTDIKKRKILNIVTFPAMLLGIVLHTLTAGWDGFVFSSLGLLTGFALLIIPYALGGMAAGDVKLLMAIGALKGTAFVIGSFIYIAIIGGIIALIILLKQRELLSSLKRIFFSAQLRTLNGLSKNELHHAFPYGVAIVLGTVGYTGVSLL, encoded by the coding sequence ATGACATACGTCATCTTACTTATAGCATTACTTATATCTTTTTTTACGGATATTAAGAAACGAAAAATATTAAATATCGTCACTTTTCCAGCAATGCTGCTAGGAATTGTGTTACACACCCTAACAGCAGGTTGGGATGGGTTTGTATTCAGTTCATTAGGATTATTAACTGGATTTGCATTATTAATTATTCCTTATGCGTTAGGGGGTATGGCTGCTGGCGATGTAAAACTTTTAATGGCAATTGGAGCTTTAAAAGGTACAGCATTTGTGATTGGATCCTTTATCTATATAGCCATAATTGGCGGTATTATAGCATTAATAATCTTACTTAAACAGCGAGAATTGTTATCCTCTTTAAAACGAATTTTCTTTTCAGCACAATTAAGAACATTAAATGGCCTAAGTAAAAATGAATTGCATCACGCTTTTCCATATGGAGTTGCGATTGTTTTAGGAACAGTAGGCTATACGGGAGTGAGTCTACTTTGA
- a CDS encoding DMT family transporter, giving the protein MGEIFAILALFLFSANIIVTNIGSKKMDLNYGFLISVFVNVVFSFFLFGIHLFFFRTESLQWDNLGFILFLLGGFFSTYLGRFLFFTSIIKLGPAKASSFQVSNPLFTFIIAWMFLDEKLGLFDLVCIIFILIGLSLVNYKPKSFNSIDETAATYDKQLSKKRVFPSKLFRSSITVALLSGISYAIGNVLRGAGVSEWNEPILGAFIGACIGVVSHVVLNPQTRKVVKKKAAFKRNGALYFVLSGIFTIIGQCLLIGSMFYIPVSIANLITLSTPVIVTPISYFFLKNQEGITKITVIGIITVLLGISLILL; this is encoded by the coding sequence ATGGGGGAAATTTTTGCAATTTTAGCACTATTTTTGTTCTCAGCAAACATAATTGTTACAAATATCGGTTCTAAGAAAATGGATTTAAATTATGGTTTTCTTATCTCTGTTTTCGTTAATGTTGTATTTTCATTTTTCCTTTTTGGGATTCATCTTTTCTTTTTTAGAACAGAGAGTCTTCAGTGGGATAATCTTGGCTTTATTTTGTTTTTATTAGGTGGCTTTTTCTCCACATACCTGGGACGCTTTTTGTTTTTCACGTCCATTATTAAATTAGGTCCAGCAAAAGCCAGTTCTTTTCAGGTTAGTAATCCTTTATTTACTTTCATCATTGCTTGGATGTTTCTGGATGAAAAACTGGGATTATTTGATTTAGTATGTATAATTTTTATCTTAATAGGTCTTTCTTTAGTTAATTATAAGCCTAAATCATTTAATAGCATTGATGAAACAGCCGCTACATATGATAAACAACTTTCAAAAAAAAGGGTATTTCCATCCAAATTGTTTCGCTCATCAATAACTGTAGCCTTGCTGAGTGGGATTTCATATGCCATCGGAAATGTGCTTAGAGGAGCTGGTGTCAGTGAGTGGAATGAGCCAATTTTGGGTGCATTCATTGGTGCTTGTATTGGGGTTGTGAGTCATGTAGTGCTTAATCCTCAAACGAGGAAAGTAGTAAAAAAGAAAGCTGCTTTTAAGCGAAACGGTGCATTATATTTTGTCTTGAGTGGTATTTTCACCATAATAGGACAATGTTTACTAATTGGCTCTATGTTTTACATTCCTGTTTCGATAGCTAATTTAATTACATTATCAACTCCTGTTATTGTAACACCTATAAGCTACTTTTTTTTAAAAAATCAAGAAGGTATCACAAAGATTACGGTTATTGGTATTATTACAGTCTTACTTGGTATCAGTTTGATATTGTTATAA
- a CDS encoding DUF192 domain-containing protein, whose amino-acid sequence MRLIETKRVHEIPIKIIKYTSFFKRFRGLMFRLKPIVNEGILIEPCNSIHMFFMFFPIDVVFLNKNNQIVYAKENVKPWTVIFPIKNAKSVLELPVGSISRYHIKAGSSINI is encoded by the coding sequence GTGAGGTTAATTGAAACAAAAAGAGTGCATGAAATTCCTATAAAAATCATTAAATACACTAGCTTTTTTAAACGATTTAGAGGATTAATGTTTCGGCTTAAACCGATTGTTAATGAAGGAATTCTAATAGAGCCATGTAATTCGATTCACATGTTTTTTATGTTTTTTCCTATTGATGTCGTTTTTTTGAACAAGAACAATCAAATTGTTTATGCAAAAGAAAATGTTAAGCCTTGGACCGTTATCTTTCCGATAAAAAACGCTAAATCAGTATTAGAATTACCTGTAGGTTCGATATCGAGGTATCATATCAAGGCTGGTAGTTCGATAAATATATGA